In Pseudodesulfovibrio sp. S3, the DNA window GCGGGGCGGGTGGAGGTTACAAGGGGGCATCCGGGTTTTGAAACAGGTAGACGGCTGTCATGTCGACCAGGGCGTCATAGAGCCGTTCCCGGCCGATGGCTTGGCCGGTGACAGCCACTGAGTGCATGGTTTCCTCAAAGGCATTGGACACGATCCGTGCTGCGGCCTCCAGGTCATCGACCCGGAGATGGCTGCGCAGAGTTTCGAGAAATCGGGTCAGCTTTGCCACCAGTTCGTTGTCCTGCCGTTCGGAGAGTTGGGCAAAATCTTCATCCGTGTAGCGCATGGCAAGCAGTACCCGGAGGAGTTCCGGCGACTGCTTGTGCGATATGTGCCCCAGTTCGACCACACAGCGCATGAGCTCCCGGCCGGTGGTTTTGCCTGCGGACAGGGATTTCAGTTCGGTGAAAACGGAATGGTCGACATTGGCCATGTGCTGGGTGAATATTTCTATAAGCATGGCTTTCTTGTCGGTGAAATAGGCATAGAAGGTACCCACGGACACCCCTGCAGCATTGGCAATTTCCCTGGCAGTGGTCCCCTGGAATCCTTTTTGGCCGAACAGGTCCATGGCTGCATCGACAAGGCGGTTTCGCTTGTCGATGCTCCGGGCCTGTTGCGGTATGCGGACTGTGGTGTCGTTGGTCATTCGTGCGCTCCTTTGAGGGGGGGGATATTCCGCTTGCCGTTTCCCATCAAGATTTCTTTAGCACCGCAGCATGACTGAGGAAAATATTTGGACTGGATTCCCTGACGAATCCTGCACTGACTGAGGCGGACATCTCGGTGTCGAAATGCGCGGGGGATACATGGAATTTCGGTTCCAACAGCAGCAGCCTGCCGCCGGGGCGGACGCACCGGCTCATCTGAAGGAAATAGGTGTCTATGTCTGGCACTTCGTGAACCATGTAGGCTGCAAGGGCAAAGTCCGCAATGGGCAATTCGCCCATGTCGTCGGCCCGGCTTTCCATGGTTTTGATGATTCCGCTCAGGCCTGCCATGGCCGCCTTTTCATTGAGCCGGTTCAGGGCACCTGCCTGGATGTCTACGCCGACGACCGTGCCTGTGTTTCCCACCATTCTGGCCAGTGCCATGGTGAAAAAACCGGTGCCGCACCCCGTGTCCACTACGGTCATTCCAGGTTCCACCATGTGGCCGAAGAGCTTCTTGGGTGGGTGCATCATGCCTCGTACCGGGTTGTCGAGGGTCCATTGCTTGCGCCACGAATACACGTGGTCTCCCTGCTTTTTGTACCCAAAATTCATGTCGGCCTCCTTGTTCTTGTTAAAATATAAATATGAACTCATGTTCATATTGTCAACAAAAAAATGGAGTTTGGCCTGCCAGTGAAAAAGGGGGGGGTCATTTCG includes these proteins:
- a CDS encoding TetR/AcrR family transcriptional regulator: MTNDTTVRIPQQARSIDKRNRLVDAAMDLFGQKGFQGTTAREIANAAGVSVGTFYAYFTDKKAMLIEIFTQHMANVDHSVFTELKSLSAGKTTGRELMRCVVELGHISHKQSPELLRVLLAMRYTDEDFAQLSERQDNELVAKLTRFLETLRSHLRVDDLEAAARIVSNAFEETMHSVAVTGQAIGRERLYDALVDMTAVYLFQNPDAPL
- a CDS encoding methyltransferase domain-containing protein — translated: MNFGYKKQGDHVYSWRKQWTLDNPVRGMMHPPKKLFGHMVEPGMTVVDTGCGTGFFTMALARMVGNTGTVVGVDIQAGALNRLNEKAAMAGLSGIIKTMESRADDMGELPIADFALAAYMVHEVPDIDTYFLQMSRCVRPGGRLLLLEPKFHVSPAHFDTEMSASVSAGFVRESSPNIFLSHAAVLKKS